Proteins from one Xenopus tropicalis strain Nigerian chromosome 1, UCB_Xtro_10.0, whole genome shotgun sequence genomic window:
- the lrg1 gene encoding leucine-rich alpha-2-glycoprotein, with protein MFRPSSPLLILTMGHQLKQDLLTITRSSNTAKSIHRHNSGMSFIFVVVIFIPSALGLTDPCPSLCNCTSSLNISVVCISRELDSFPCSFPLHTISISVEFTNITSLCNGSFSELPNLQELHLSNNALQSLPIQFFVPLSSLHTLDLTNNLIQSVTPTLFLDVPALRFLVLRGNLLTKLWISKISILKNLNWLDLSHNHLKEVNSMSFSSLNNLENLDLSYNQLHQLPSSLLKGLPLLQRLNLEGNNLSSLPSDFFAATPFLKHVFLARNSLHFLPKGLLLPVMSLKTLDLSENMLKSLPSGFLLESKGLNDSMEQTLDLSNNPWHCDCHLLSLHQWVTKHKHTLYFIDNTQCAGPGALKNRTLHQVTEVDLC; from the exons ATGTTCCGCCCTTCAAGCCCACTACTTATTCTGACCATGGGGCATCAGCTCAAGCAAGACCTATTGACTATCACCCGCAGCAGCAACACAGCTAAAAGCATTCACAGACACAACTCAG gtatgtctttcatttttgtCGTTGTCATCTTTATACCCAGTGCTTTGGGTTTAACAGATCCATGCCCCTCACTCTGTAATTGTACATCTTCTCTCAACATTTCGGTGGTTTGTATATCCAGAGAACTAGACTCGTTTCCCTGCAGCTTCCCTCTGCATACCATTTCCATCTCTGTTGAATTCACCAATATTACTTCTCTCTGCAATGGTTCCTTCTCAGAGCTGCCAAATCTACAAGAATTGCATCTTTCCAACAATGCCCTGCAATCTCTTCCTATCCAATTTTTTGTTCCATTAAGCAGTTTGCACACCCTTGACCTCACTAATAACCTCATTCAGTCTGTAACACCAACTTTGTTCCTGGACGTCCCAGCTCTCCGTTTCCTGGTACTCAGGGGAAATTTATTGACAAAGCTTTGGATATCAAAAATTTCAATACTGAAAAACCTGAACTGGCTAGATTTATCCCACAATCATCTGAAAGAAGTGAATTCTATGAGCTTCTCCTCTCTTAACAACCTAGAGAATCTTGACCTCTCATATAACCAGCTTCACCAGTTGCCATCATCTTTGCTTAAAGGACTGCCTCTCTTACAGCGCCTGAACCTGGAGGGAAACAATCTCTCCTCATTACCCTCTGATTTCTTTGCAGCCACTCCTTTCTTAAAACATGTGTTTCTGGCTAGAAACTCCCTGCATTTTTTACCCAAAGGACTTCTGCTACCAGTTATGTCTCTGAAAACTCTCGATTTATCAGAAAACATGCTAAAATCACTTCCCTCTGGCTTTCTACTGGAGAGCAAAGGACTGAACGACAGTATGGAACAGACTCTGGACCTTTCGAATAACCCTTGGCATTGTGACTGCCATTTGTTATCCCTGCATCAATGGGTGACTAAGCACAAGCACACTCTATACTTCATAGATAACACTCAGTGTGCAGGACCTGGTGCTTTAAAAAACCGCACTCTGCATCAGGTGACAGAGGTAGATCTGTGCTGA
- the plin3 gene encoding perilipin-3 isoform X2 has protein sequence MSENGAAPIADEVPEQQNAVSRVTSLPLVSSACSVVGAVYSSTKESHPYIRSVCDVAEKGAKTLTEAAMSGAQPLLTRLEPQIASANELVCKGLDKLESTLPILQQPTEKVVSDTKDLVTNTVTGARDTVTGAVSGVMGLAYGAMQGSVDMTRVAVSSVMGTRVGQLVTNSVDTVLGKSEELVDHYLPMTDEELAQLASSVEGFEVAPLQEQRKQQSYFVRLGSLSTRLRHRAYQHSLGKMDSVKRSVQGGQEKLHQLWLEWNNKQPNARLNDGEERSQFELLEYRTFTMVQSLTAQLQTTCLSLVTGAQGLPSHIEERMQQLRQNAQDLHSSFSNIFSFGDLSAGILTQSREQVTKVRDHVDELFSYVVTNAPLTWLVGPFAPQLVESAEEQPIAHE, from the exons ATGTCTGAGAATGGAGCTGCGCCAATTGCTGATGAGGTTCCCGAGCAACAG AATGCAGTGAGCCGAGTGACAAGCCTTCCTCTGGTTAGTTCGGCATGCAGTGTTGTTGGTGCTGTATATAGCTCCACCAAAGAAAGTCACCCCTACATACGCAGTGTGTGTGACGTGGCTGAGAAAGGTGCGAAGACTCTAACGGAGGCTGCAATGAGTGGAGCTCAGCCACTGCTAACGAGACTGGAACCACAGA TTGCCAGTGCAAATGAATTGGTCTGCAAGGGCCTAGACAAACTTGAATCCACACTCCCTATTCTTCAGCAACCCACAGAAAAG GTTGTGTCTGATACAAAGGACCTGGTGACAAATACAGTGACTGGGGCTCGAGATACTGTAACAGGAGCCGTATCTGGTGTAATGGGTCTTGCTTATGGGGCTATGCAGGGAAGTGTTGATATGACTCGGGTAGCAGTATCCTCTGTAATGGGAACACGTGTGGGACAGTTGGTTACAAACAGCGTGGACACTGTTTTAGGAAAGTCTGAGGAACTAGTGGACCATTACCTTCCAATGACTGATGAGGAGCTAG CTCAACTTGCATCATCCGTGGAGGGGTTTGAAGTAGCACCATTGCAGGAGCAAAGGAAGCAGCAGAGTTACTTTGTTCGCTTAGGATCGCTGTCTACACGATTGCGCCACCGTGCATATCAACACTCCTTGGGCAAG ATGGATTCAGTAAAGCGTAGTGTACAGGGTGGTCAGGAGAAACTGCACCAATTATGGCTGGAATGGAATAATAAACAGCCAAATGCCAGGTTGAATGATGGAGAGGAAAGGTCACAGTTTGAG CTCCTGGAGTACCGAACTTTCACGATGGTGCAAAGTCTCACAGCGCAACTGCAGACCACTTGCTTAAGTTTGGTGACTGGAGCACAAGGTCTTCCATCTCACATTGAGGAGCGGATGCAGCAACTACGGCAAAATGCCCAAGATCTCCACTCCtctttttctaatattttttccTTTGGGGACCTCTCAGCAGGGATCCTGACACAGAGCCGAGAACAAGTTACAAAAGTCCGTGACCATGTGGATGAGCTTTTCTCTTATGTAGTTACCAACGCTCCCTTAACTTGGCTTGTGGGACCCTTTGCGCCTCAGTTGGTAGAGAGTGCTGAAGAGCAGCCGATAGCCCACGAGTGA
- the plin3 gene encoding perilipin-3 isoform X1: MSENGAAPIADEVPEQQNAVSRVTSLPLVSSACSVVGAVYSSTKESHPYIRSVCDVAEKGAKTLTEAAMSGAQPLLTRLEPQIASANELVCKGLDKLESTLPILQQPTEKVVSDTKDLVTNTVTGARDTVTGAVSGVMGLAYGAMQGSVDMTRVAVSSVMGTRVGQLVTNSVDTVLGKSEELVDHYLPMTDEELAQLASSVEGFEVAPLQEQRKQQSYFVRLGSLSTRLRHRAYQHSLGKVRSARNNTQELLTQLHQTIDLMDSVKRSVQGGQEKLHQLWLEWNNKQPNARLNDGEERSQFELLEYRTFTMVQSLTAQLQTTCLSLVTGAQGLPSHIEERMQQLRQNAQDLHSSFSNIFSFGDLSAGILTQSREQVTKVRDHVDELFSYVVTNAPLTWLVGPFAPQLVESAEEQPIAHE, encoded by the exons ATGTCTGAGAATGGAGCTGCGCCAATTGCTGATGAGGTTCCCGAGCAACAG AATGCAGTGAGCCGAGTGACAAGCCTTCCTCTGGTTAGTTCGGCATGCAGTGTTGTTGGTGCTGTATATAGCTCCACCAAAGAAAGTCACCCCTACATACGCAGTGTGTGTGACGTGGCTGAGAAAGGTGCGAAGACTCTAACGGAGGCTGCAATGAGTGGAGCTCAGCCACTGCTAACGAGACTGGAACCACAGA TTGCCAGTGCAAATGAATTGGTCTGCAAGGGCCTAGACAAACTTGAATCCACACTCCCTATTCTTCAGCAACCCACAGAAAAG GTTGTGTCTGATACAAAGGACCTGGTGACAAATACAGTGACTGGGGCTCGAGATACTGTAACAGGAGCCGTATCTGGTGTAATGGGTCTTGCTTATGGGGCTATGCAGGGAAGTGTTGATATGACTCGGGTAGCAGTATCCTCTGTAATGGGAACACGTGTGGGACAGTTGGTTACAAACAGCGTGGACACTGTTTTAGGAAAGTCTGAGGAACTAGTGGACCATTACCTTCCAATGACTGATGAGGAGCTAG CTCAACTTGCATCATCCGTGGAGGGGTTTGAAGTAGCACCATTGCAGGAGCAAAGGAAGCAGCAGAGTTACTTTGTTCGCTTAGGATCGCTGTCTACACGATTGCGCCACCGTGCATATCAACACTCCTTGGGCAAGGTGAGAAGTGCCCGGAACAACACTCAGGAACTTCTCACTCAACTACATCAGACCATTGACCTG ATGGATTCAGTAAAGCGTAGTGTACAGGGTGGTCAGGAGAAACTGCACCAATTATGGCTGGAATGGAATAATAAACAGCCAAATGCCAGGTTGAATGATGGAGAGGAAAGGTCACAGTTTGAG CTCCTGGAGTACCGAACTTTCACGATGGTGCAAAGTCTCACAGCGCAACTGCAGACCACTTGCTTAAGTTTGGTGACTGGAGCACAAGGTCTTCCATCTCACATTGAGGAGCGGATGCAGCAACTACGGCAAAATGCCCAAGATCTCCACTCCtctttttctaatattttttccTTTGGGGACCTCTCAGCAGGGATCCTGACACAGAGCCGAGAACAAGTTACAAAAGTCCGTGACCATGTGGATGAGCTTTTCTCTTATGTAGTTACCAACGCTCCCTTAACTTGGCTTGTGGGACCCTTTGCGCCTCAGTTGGTAGAGAGTGCTGAAGAGCAGCCGATAGCCCACGAGTGA
- the plin3 gene encoding perilipin-3 isoform X3: protein MSENGAAPIADEVPEQQNAVSRVTSLPLVSSACSVVGAVYSSTKESHPYIRSVCDVAEKGAKTLTEAAMSGAQPLLTRLEPQIASANELVCKGLDKLESTLPILQQPTEKVVSDTKDLVTNTVTGARDTVTGAVSGVMGLAYGAMQGSVDMTRVAVSSVMGTRVGQLVTNSVDTVLGKSEELVDHYLPMTDEELAQLASSVEGFEVAPLQEQRKQQSYFVRLGSLSTRLRHRAYQHSLGKVRSARNNTQELLTQLHQTIDLLLEYRTFTMVQSLTAQLQTTCLSLVTGAQGLPSHIEERMQQLRQNAQDLHSSFSNIFSFGDLSAGILTQSREQVTKVRDHVDELFSYVVTNAPLTWLVGPFAPQLVESAEEQPIAHE, encoded by the exons ATGTCTGAGAATGGAGCTGCGCCAATTGCTGATGAGGTTCCCGAGCAACAG AATGCAGTGAGCCGAGTGACAAGCCTTCCTCTGGTTAGTTCGGCATGCAGTGTTGTTGGTGCTGTATATAGCTCCACCAAAGAAAGTCACCCCTACATACGCAGTGTGTGTGACGTGGCTGAGAAAGGTGCGAAGACTCTAACGGAGGCTGCAATGAGTGGAGCTCAGCCACTGCTAACGAGACTGGAACCACAGA TTGCCAGTGCAAATGAATTGGTCTGCAAGGGCCTAGACAAACTTGAATCCACACTCCCTATTCTTCAGCAACCCACAGAAAAG GTTGTGTCTGATACAAAGGACCTGGTGACAAATACAGTGACTGGGGCTCGAGATACTGTAACAGGAGCCGTATCTGGTGTAATGGGTCTTGCTTATGGGGCTATGCAGGGAAGTGTTGATATGACTCGGGTAGCAGTATCCTCTGTAATGGGAACACGTGTGGGACAGTTGGTTACAAACAGCGTGGACACTGTTTTAGGAAAGTCTGAGGAACTAGTGGACCATTACCTTCCAATGACTGATGAGGAGCTAG CTCAACTTGCATCATCCGTGGAGGGGTTTGAAGTAGCACCATTGCAGGAGCAAAGGAAGCAGCAGAGTTACTTTGTTCGCTTAGGATCGCTGTCTACACGATTGCGCCACCGTGCATATCAACACTCCTTGGGCAAGGTGAGAAGTGCCCGGAACAACACTCAGGAACTTCTCACTCAACTACATCAGACCATTGACCTG CTCCTGGAGTACCGAACTTTCACGATGGTGCAAAGTCTCACAGCGCAACTGCAGACCACTTGCTTAAGTTTGGTGACTGGAGCACAAGGTCTTCCATCTCACATTGAGGAGCGGATGCAGCAACTACGGCAAAATGCCCAAGATCTCCACTCCtctttttctaatattttttccTTTGGGGACCTCTCAGCAGGGATCCTGACACAGAGCCGAGAACAAGTTACAAAAGTCCGTGACCATGTGGATGAGCTTTTCTCTTATGTAGTTACCAACGCTCCCTTAACTTGGCTTGTGGGACCCTTTGCGCCTCAGTTGGTAGAGAGTGCTGAAGAGCAGCCGATAGCCCACGAGTGA